Sequence from the Fictibacillus arsenicus genome:
TTATTCTTATCACGAGTCAGGGGAGGAACTGGTCCTATGATCCTGCAGCAACCGCTTATCTTTACTAGATAAGAAAGGTGCTAATTCCAGCAGACATGCTATGTCTGAGAGATGAGAAAGAGTTCTTTAACAACGTCCTCTTTCGTCATTTTGAAAGGAGGATTTTTTTATGTCCTCTGAAAAATAATTGCAGGAGGAAAATTTCATGTCAAGAACTTATGTGGAAACAGAACAAGATAAGATACAAACAAACGTAAAAGAAATCTTAAAACAAGCAGAAGAGCTAAAAGAAGTTTTCAGCAGAAGAGCCGATGTGATTGATTCAGAAGGGATATTCCCTTATGAAAATTTTGCGGATCTAAAAAAAATGAACTTCCTATCTCTGACGATACCAAAAGAGTTTGGCGGCCAAGGCCTCAACCTTCTTGAATATTTACAAGTCCAAGAAATTTTAGCTCAAGGCGATGCCCCTACTGCTCTATCTTTGGGATGGCACTTAGGTGTAATGCTTGAAGCGGCTGAAAACAGGCATTGGCAAGGTTCAGCTTTTGAAAAGGTCAGCTCATTAATTGTTCAGGAAAGGTTACTCTTTAATTTGGCTCAGACAGAGCGAGCTACTGGAAGTCCTTCAAGAGGCGGAACCCCAGGCACAATTGCCAAAAAAGAAGAAAACGGCTGGCGTTTGAACGGAATTAAAGCATTTACTTCTATGGCTGAAGCTCTCGATTATTCCATTATTACAGCAGATCTTAATCACACCGGTAAAAAGGGTTTTATTTTAGTTGATCATAAACGAGAGGGTGTTTCTGTAAAAGAAACCTGGGACAGTATATCTATGAGAGGTACTAAAAGTGATGACCTTGTACTAGAAGATGTACTTGTTGATGAAGAAGACCTCTTATTTGTAGAAGATGGCCGTTCAGCCACAACAAGAGGATGGTATCTTCAAGTACCTGCCGTTTATATTGGGATTGCCGCCGCTGCAAAGAATTATGCGATAAAATTCGCTTCAGAATACAGTCCGAGCACCCTGCCAGGTCCAATAATAGAAGTCCCGGAAGTGAGAAGGAAAATTGGAAAGATTGAACTGGAACTTTTTAATGCACGCCAGGTGTTATATGCTGTTGCAAGGAAATGGGTCGATCAGCCAGAGCAGCGAATAAATATGGCTTCAGAGCTTGCTGCTGTTAAGCATATTGCGACGAACAGTGCGAACAAAGTAGTTGATTTAGCGATGAAGATCGTCGGGGCTAGAAGTCTTTCTGCTTCCAACCCGCTGCAAAGGCATTTTCGTGATGTGCGTGCAGGACTTCATAATCCTCCGACAGATGATGCAATCGTCTACTCATTAGCAGATGCAGTACTTTCTCAGGAGGAACATATATAAATAAATGAATAGAAATCTGTGTCGACTGACAGATTCATGTCAAAATAAGCAGATTTTTGTGAAATGAGATTACGGCCATCATACGTTAAAATGGATACAATATATTCGTTTATTACAAGATAGATAAGAACACCTATAAAATGCCTAAGTAATGAATAGAAAAAGAAGGTGACCTTTTATCACCTTCTTTTACTAATTAATATTTTCTAAAAGCTTATAAGCTTCCTCTTTTGTCTGAACGGCTAATAATTGTTCTCGATAGTTTTCATCCATCAGCTTACGAGAAAGCATCTGAAGAATTTTTAAATGTTCGTTTCCTTCATTATGTTTAGGAACGGCTATCATAAAAATTAATTTAGCTGCAGATCCATCAAGACTATTCCAGTCTACTCCATCACGTTTTAGTCCAAACACAACCCTTGGAGTTTTAACTGATTCTGATTTTCCATGAGGAATAGCTATATTCATACCGATCCCTGTTGTACTCTCTTTCTCACGGCTTACAATAGCTTGTTTAAATTCTCCTTTTGATGAAAGTGTTCCTGAATAATCAAGTTTGTTTATCATCTCTTCAATGACTTCATTCCTCGTAGAACCCTCTAAATCCAGATCAATTAGATCAAGATCCATAATATCTGTCAGCTTATTGATTGAAGTTTCTTTTTGAATTGTTTCATGTGGAACATTTTTGGTTTCTTCAACAGTTAACTGATTTTCAGTCTCTATATCTTTTTTTAAGAAGTTAACTAAAATGGCCGTTACAAATACTCCAGCAATAACAGCCACAAAGAACATTAGCACATTATCTACCGCTCCAAGCACTGCAACGATAGGTCCGCCATGTGCTACCCGGTCTCCGACATTTCCAAGCATTGCAATAACGGATCCTGTCATAGATCCTGCCATAATACTTGGTATTACACGCAAAGGATCTTGTGCTGCAAATGGAATAGCCCCTTCAGTAATTCCGAAGAGCCCCATTGTAAATGCTGCTTTTCCTGCTTCCCGTTCTGCAGCCCGGAATTTTCTTTTGTTCAATAATGTAGCTACACCCATTCCAATAGGAGGTATACAGATTGCAACTGCAATGGGACCCATAATTTCATAGTTTCCTTCACCAATCATGGCTGATCCGAATAAGAACGCAACTTTATTTACGGGTCCCCCCATATCAAACGAGATCATCGCACCTAAGATTAGTGCTAATAGCAATGAGCTCGTCCCTTGCATACCTGCCAGCCACGCTGTTAAGCCTTCAAATATACCCGCAACTGGAGCTCCAATTAGGAATACAAACGCTAATCCTACAATTAATGATGCTAGTACCGGAATAATGATGATAGGCATAATTGGCTGAATCGCTTTTGGAACATTTATTTTTTTGATAGCTAACGCTACATAACCAGCCAGGAAACCGGCGATTATTCCTCCAAGAAATCCAGCACCCGCTTCACTGCCGTAAAAACTTCCGTTAGCCGCTATAAACCCGCCAATGATACCTGGAGCAAGTCCAGGACGATCAGCGATACTGTAGGCAATATAACCTGCTAATATTGGAACCATGAAAGTAAACGATGCACCGCCAATCTGCTCTATCGTTTTCCAAAAGGAGTCCTCTGGAATCACAATTCCTCCAGGTGTTTTTTCTCCCCCTAGCGTTAAAGCAATCGCGATTAACAGACCACCGACTACAATGAAAGGAACCATAAAGGATACACCATTCATTAAATGGCGATAAATCGGATTCTCTTTCTTCTCTTTCTTATTGTTGTCTATTTTGCTGCCGGCTTTATAAACAGGAACATCACCATTTTTCAACTTCCTGATTAATTGCTCTGGTTTACGAATACCCTCCTGTACACCTGTGACCAATACCTTTTTACCGATAAACCGTTCTTTGTCTACAGTTTTATCAGCGGCAATGATAATGCCATCTGCTTCTAGAATATCTTGATCTGTTAATTCGTTCTCCACCCCGATGGAACCTTGTGTTTCAATTTTTATTTCAACTCCCATTTGATCAGCTGCTTTTTGTAAATTTTCGGCGGCCATATACGTATGGGCTATTCCGTTGGGGCATGAAGTAATAGCTAAGATTTTCAAATTTAAATTCCTCCTGCAAATATGCCTTATTAAAGTAATCGCTTCCAGGTTTCTTAAAGTGTAGGTAATTGATATAAATAGAAGCGAGATAGAATAATCTCTATACTCGCCATAAAATAAATTCTTC
This genomic interval carries:
- a CDS encoding fructose-specific PTS transporter subunit EIIC, with protein sequence MKILAITSCPNGIAHTYMAAENLQKAADQMGVEIKIETQGSIGVENELTDQDILEADGIIIAADKTVDKERFIGKKVLVTGVQEGIRKPEQLIRKLKNGDVPVYKAGSKIDNNKKEKKENPIYRHLMNGVSFMVPFIVVGGLLIAIALTLGGEKTPGGIVIPEDSFWKTIEQIGGASFTFMVPILAGYIAYSIADRPGLAPGIIGGFIAANGSFYGSEAGAGFLGGIIAGFLAGYVALAIKKINVPKAIQPIMPIIIIPVLASLIVGLAFVFLIGAPVAGIFEGLTAWLAGMQGTSSLLLALILGAMISFDMGGPVNKVAFLFGSAMIGEGNYEIMGPIAVAICIPPIGMGVATLLNKRKFRAAEREAGKAAFTMGLFGITEGAIPFAAQDPLRVIPSIMAGSMTGSVIAMLGNVGDRVAHGGPIVAVLGAVDNVLMFFVAVIAGVFVTAILVNFLKKDIETENQLTVEETKNVPHETIQKETSINKLTDIMDLDLIDLDLEGSTRNEVIEEMINKLDYSGTLSSKGEFKQAIVSREKESTTGIGMNIAIPHGKSESVKTPRVVFGLKRDGVDWNSLDGSAAKLIFMIAVPKHNEGNEHLKILQMLSRKLMDENYREQLLAVQTKEEAYKLLENIN
- a CDS encoding acyl-CoA dehydrogenase family protein codes for the protein MSRTYVETEQDKIQTNVKEILKQAEELKEVFSRRADVIDSEGIFPYENFADLKKMNFLSLTIPKEFGGQGLNLLEYLQVQEILAQGDAPTALSLGWHLGVMLEAAENRHWQGSAFEKVSSLIVQERLLFNLAQTERATGSPSRGGTPGTIAKKEENGWRLNGIKAFTSMAEALDYSIITADLNHTGKKGFILVDHKREGVSVKETWDSISMRGTKSDDLVLEDVLVDEEDLLFVEDGRSATTRGWYLQVPAVYIGIAAAAKNYAIKFASEYSPSTLPGPIIEVPEVRRKIGKIELELFNARQVLYAVARKWVDQPEQRINMASELAAVKHIATNSANKVVDLAMKIVGARSLSASNPLQRHFRDVRAGLHNPPTDDAIVYSLADAVLSQEEHI